A single Gopherus flavomarginatus isolate rGopFla2 chromosome 24, rGopFla2.mat.asm, whole genome shotgun sequence DNA region contains:
- the LOC127040045 gene encoding bone morphogenetic protein 2-like, with protein sequence MVGTRLLLLLLLARLQSCNPRPPSVLPEEDSEDMRTEALRRLLEVFGIEDPPRSPHHIKQPPQYMVDLYNTVAGADGITKDPDILEGNTVRSFLDKTHSDEMHFLFILSSVAKNERILTAELHLFRLRTKVAEGPFYKRHHFCQVSVYQVLDKNKLDSFEGKKLLAARLITLQGSGWEVFGITQAVRDWMEEDSSNHGLLVTVRGLGSAPVDPSMVRFASGRDHHESKKPMLVLFTDDGRRGAALPISSLPDLSPQTPDLPAASLAPEVSGARNARSLDQFLPCQRQLLSVDFEEIGWSGWIISPKSYNAYHCKGSCPFPLGENMRPTNHATVQSIINALKLTQGVSSPCCVPDKLFSINLLYFDDDENVVLKQYDDMVAGSCGCH encoded by the exons ATGGTAGGCACT AGactcctgttgctgctgctgcttgccaggCTGCAAAGCTGCAATCCCAGACCCCCTAGTGTCCTTCCAGAGGAGGATTCAGAAGACATGAGAACAGAGGCTCTTCGAAGGCTTTTGGAAGTATTTGGCATAGAAGACCCTCCCCGCTCTCCCCACCATATCAAGCAGCCTCCCCAGTACATGGTGGACCTGTACAACACAGTAGCAGGAGCTGATGGCATCACTAAAGACCCTGACATCTTGGAGGGAAACACCGTCCGCAGCTTCTTGGATAAAA CTCACAGTGATGAGATGCATTTCCTGTTCATCCTATCGAGTGTGGCTAAGAATGAGAGGATCCTGACAGCAGAGCTGCATCTCTTCAGACTGCGGACTAAGGTGGCTGAGGGACCTTTCTACAAGAGACATCACTTCTGCCAG GTGAGTGTCTATCAAGTCCTGGACAAGAACAAACTGGATTCCTTTGAAGGGAAGAAGCTGCTGGCAGCCAGACTTATCAccttgcagggctctggctgggaggtgtTTGGCATCACACAAGCT GTTCGTGACTGGATGGAAGAGGACAGCAGTAACCATGGCCTGCTGGTGACTGTCCGCGGCTTGGGGAGTGCTCCGGTGGATCCCAGCATGGTGCGATTTGCCTCAGGAAGAGATCACCATGAAAGCAAGAAGCCCATGCTGGTTCTGTTCACTGATGATGGGAGACGAGGAGCTGCTCTGCCCATCAGCAGCCTCCCAG atttgagCCCTCAGACTCCAGACCTCCCGGCTGCATCGCTGGCACCAGAAGTGAGCGGGGCGCGGAATGCCCGCTCGCTGGATCAGTTCCTGCCATGCCAGAGACAACTCCTCTCCGTGGACTTTGAGGAAATCGGCTGGTCAGGATGGATCATCTCCCCGAAAAGCTACAACGCGTATCACTGTAAAGGATCCTGTCCCTTCCCTTTGGGTGAGAACATGAGACCAACAAACCACGCCACAGTGCAGTCCATCATCAACGCCCTCAAACTGACCCAGGGCGTCAGCAGCCCCTGCTGTGTCCCAGACAAACTCTTCTCCATCAACCTCCTCTACTTTGATGATGATGAGAATGTTGTCCTTAAACAATACGATgacatggtggctgggagctgtggctgcCACTGA